CGCAGACCCGGCATGCCGTTCAGCAGGTCGCCGATGCCCACCGGCGGGGCGGTGGCCAGCTGCGCCTGGGTGATGACGTTGACGCTGGTGGTGGCGCTGTCGAGGGACACCGCATAGGGCGCGCCGGTAACGATCAGCTCCGAGACCGTGGGGCTGGCGGCGTCCTCGGCGAAGGCCTGGCCGGCGCAGAGAGCGGACATGGCGACGGCGGCGAGGAGAAGCGTTTTGGCGCGCATGCGGGAACCCATGGAAGCAAGTTCGGAGTCCACTATGTTATATCATAACATCACTCAAGTGCTTTCCGATTGGAGGCGCGAACGCGGCGCCTGAGATGTCGTTTTGAGCAATGCGCGCCTCAGTCATCGTCATCCCCTGGCTTGTCCCGGGGACCCATGATCTCCGTCTCGCCGCAGGCCGCGCGGCCCGCGCCACAGCAACTTGCTGGCCCTCGGAGATCATGGGTGGCCGGGACAAGCCCGGCCATGACGGTCAAGAAAATCAGCCCCGCCGCGCCACGCGCGTCAGGTAGTCCTTCCGATTGAGCGGATTGTTGTCGGTGCGCGGTCGGGCGGGGATGTCGCCGCGGGCCGGGCGGTAGTGATCGAAGGCCGCCGTCAGCACCCCCTCCCCGTGGGTCAGGCCCGGCAGCTGCTGTTGCAGGTCGTGGACGCGGGCGGCGGCGATCTCGCCCTCCAGCCCGCACGCAGGGCCTCGCATCTCCGGGACGCCGGGCACGGCGCCAAGCCGGGCCAGGACCGGGAGCATGGGGCCAAGCGCATCGGCTGGGATCTCCAGCTCGAACCGGTGGACCGGTTCACACACCTGGACGCCCGCCTGCTTGAGGGCCGCCATCAGCACCAGCGGAGTTAGATTGCGGTGCTCCGACGGCGTGCTGGTGGCCCAGTCGCGGTAGCGGATGCCGTGGGTCATGGTGACCTTGCAGTCGGTGACCCGCCATCCGTACAGGCCCTGGGCCAGGGTTTCGCGCACGCTCTCCTCCACCGCCTTGTGGAAGGACAGCGGCAGGGAGCCGAACTCCACCTCCAGCTGGAAGTGGACGCCAGACTCCACCGGCCCCGGCTCCACCCGCAGGCCGACGGTGGCGATGAAGGGATAGGGCGCGCGCTCGAAGGCCGTACCGACGCCCACCGGCCGTTCGACACAGATCATCCGGGTCTCGCGGAACTCCGCCTCGACGCCGTAGTCGTGGGCCAGGGTCTCGGCGATCACCTCCTTCTGCACCTCGCCATAGAGGGAGACGAAGAGTTCCTGGCGCACGTCATCCTGGCGCAGGTTGATCAGGGGGTCCTGTTCGGCGAGTTGGGTGAGCGCGGTGTGGAGTGCGCGGGCGTCCCCGGGGCGGCGGGGATAGATCACCGTCTCCAGGGTGGGCGGGGCGAAGTGGTGGCCCGGACCAGCGGCTCGCGGGACTCCGAGGGTGTCGCCGATCTGGATGTCGGCCAGGCCCCAGAGCTTGACGATCTGTCCGGCGGCGGCGCTGTCCCTCGGAACCGCCGGTCCGCGATCGAAGACCTGCAGGGCGGTGAGCTTGGCGCTCTTGTTCTGGCCGAAGTCCAGCCGGTCGCGAACGTGCAAGCCGCCGGTGAAAAGGCGCGCGTAGGCGATCTTCTCACCCGTGGGGCCGCGCTCCACCTTGAACACCGTGCCAGAGACCGGCGCCTCGGCGTCGGCCTGCGCGGCCGGCAGCAGGGTGGTGATCCCGGCCATCAGCTCGTCGGTCCCCGCGCCGGTGATGGCCGAGCCCAGGAACACCGGATGCACCCGCCCCTGCCGCGTCTGGCGCTTCAGGGCCTTGCGAAGGCGGCCGTAGGAGACAGCGTCGCCGCCGACATAGGCCGCCAGCAGGGTGTCGTCCTGCTCGGCCAGACGTTCGGAAAGGCGTTCAGCACCCTCGGATCCGAAGGGCATGAAGGCTGCCCGGCTCTCACCGGCATTGCTTGCCCCGCCCATCGGCGCGATGGCCGGCGTCAGACGCTCGGAGATGGCGGCCAGCACCCGGTCGGGATCGGCGCCGCGTCGGTCGATCTTGTTGATGAAGATCAGAGTGGGGATGGCCAGCCTCTGCAGGGTGCGCATCAGGACCCGGGTCTGGGCCTGGACGCCCTCCACCGCCGAGACCACCAGCACCGCGCCGTCCAGCACGCTCAGCACGCGCTCCACCTCGGCGATGAAGTCCGGGTGGCCAGGCGTGTCGATCAGATTGACCGCCACATCGCCCACGACGAAGGACGCCACCGCGGCCTTGATGGTGATGCCGCGCCGCCGCTCCTGATCGAGGAAGTCGGTCTGGGTGTTTCCGCCGTCGACGCTGCCGATCTCGTCGATGACGCCGGCTGCGTAGAGCAGCCGTTCCGTCAGGCTCGTCTTACCGGCGTCGACATGCGCCAGGATTCCCAAGTTCAACGTACGCATTCCGCCCCATGTCCTCTTGAAGGGTCATTCCCGTCTCGATGGTCATGAAGGGTCGGCGCATGGGTCTCTCCTTGGGGCGGCTGCCTCGTCTCTCAGTACAGATCACCGCGTTCTGCGAGGCAATCGAATTGTTCGGTCAGGGCATACGGCCGGTGCTGGCCTCCACAGCGGCGAGCGCGGTCAGGTTGACGATCCCGCGGGCGGTGACGCTGGGGGTCAGGACGTGGACCGGCTTGGACATCCCTAGCAGCATGGGACCAACCAGCAGCGCGTTGGTTGAGGCCTGGAGCAGGGTCAGGCTGATATTGGCGGCGTCCAGGTTGGGCATGACCAGCAGGTTGGCGGCGCCCTTCAGCCGCGAGTCGCTGACCAGCCGGGTGCGCTGATATTCCAGCAGGGCGGCGTCGGCGTGCATCTCGCCGTCCACCTCCAGCTCCGGCGCCTGGACGCGCAGCAGGGCCAGCGCCTGGCGCATCTTCCGCGCGCTGGGGGAGTTGGAGGCCCCGAAGCTGGAATGGGAGAGCAACGCCGCCTTGGGCTCGATGCCGAAGCCGCGCACCGTGTCGGCGGCCAGCCGGGTCATCTCGGCGATCTGCTCGGCGTTGGGATCGGGGTTCATGTGCGTGTCGCAGATGAACAGCACGCCCTCGCGGGTGATCAGGGCCGACAGCGCATGGATGCGGTCGATGCCGGGCCGGCGCTCGATGATCGGCATGACATAGGTCATGTGCTGCCACCAGTCGCCGGAGCCGCCGCAGAGGGCGGCATCGACATAGCCGCTCTCCAGCAGCATGGCGGCGGTGACGGTGGGGCGACGCTCCACCCGGCGCGCGGCGGCGGCCGGCGGCGCGCCCCGACGGCTGACCAGGCCCTGATAGCGGGCGATCAGGGGCGCGAGGATTTCATGATCCTGGTTGGGATCGAGGATCTCGATGTGCGCATCCAGCTTCATGCGCAGCCCTAGCGCCGCGATGCGGGCCAGGATCACCTCGCGACGGCCTACCAGGACCGGCCGGGCCAGCCCCTCGTCCACCACCGTCTGCACGGCGCGCAGGACGCGGTCGTCCTCGCCCTCGGCATAGGCGACCTTCTTCATGGCCTTGCGGGCGGCGTCGAAGATCGGCCGCATCAGCTGGCCGGATCGATAGACGAAGCGCTCCAGCTCGGTGCGGTAGGCGGCGAAGTCGGCGATGGGTCGCCGGGCGACCCCGGTCTCCATGGCCGCCTTGGCCACGGCCGGCGCGATCTGCAGGATCAGGCGCGGGTCGAAAGGCTTGGGGATGATGTAGTCGCGCCCGAACAGCGGCGCCGATCCGCCATAGGCGGCGGCCACCACCTCGGAGGCTTCGGCGCGGGCCAGCGAGGCGATAGCCTCGACGGCGGCCAGCTTCATGGCCTCGTTGATCACGCTGGCGCCGACGTCCAGGGCGCCGCGGAAGACGAAGGGGAAGCAGAGCAGGTTGTTGACCTGGTTGGGGTAGTCGCTGCGTCCGGTGGCCACAATGGCGTCGGGGCGGGCCGCGGCCACCAGCTCGGGCAGGATCTCGGGCTCGGGATTGGCCATGGCCAGGATCAAGGGGTTCTCGGCCAGCAGCGGCAGCCATTCCGCCCTGAGCACCCGAGGCGCCGAGAGCCCTAGGAAGACGTCGGCGCCGGCCAGCACCTCCGGCAGCGTGCGGGCGTCGGTCGCGCGCGCGTAGGCGGCCATGTTGGGGGGCATGTCGGGCTCACGGCCCTCATAAACCACGCCCTTGATGTCGGTCAGGGTGACGTTCTCCGGCTTCAACCCCATCAGGACCAGCAGGTCGACACAGGCTAGGGCCGCGGCGCCGGCGCCGGAGGTCACCAGCTTGATGTCGGCGAGCACCTTGCCCTGCAGCACCAGGGCGTTGCGCA
The sequence above is drawn from the Phenylobacterium glaciei genome and encodes:
- a CDS encoding elongation factor G, with the translated sequence MRTLNLGILAHVDAGKTSLTERLLYAAGVIDEIGSVDGGNTQTDFLDQERRRGITIKAAVASFVVGDVAVNLIDTPGHPDFIAEVERVLSVLDGAVLVVSAVEGVQAQTRVLMRTLQRLAIPTLIFINKIDRRGADPDRVLAAISERLTPAIAPMGGASNAGESRAAFMPFGSEGAERLSERLAEQDDTLLAAYVGGDAVSYGRLRKALKRQTRQGRVHPVFLGSAITGAGTDELMAGITTLLPAAQADAEAPVSGTVFKVERGPTGEKIAYARLFTGGLHVRDRLDFGQNKSAKLTALQVFDRGPAVPRDSAAAGQIVKLWGLADIQIGDTLGVPRAAGPGHHFAPPTLETVIYPRRPGDARALHTALTQLAEQDPLINLRQDDVRQELFVSLYGEVQKEVIAETLAHDYGVEAEFRETRMICVERPVGVGTAFERAPYPFIATVGLRVEPGPVESGVHFQLEVEFGSLPLSFHKAVEESVRETLAQGLYGWRVTDCKVTMTHGIRYRDWATSTPSEHRNLTPLVLMAALKQAGVQVCEPVHRFELEIPADALGPMLPVLARLGAVPGVPEMRGPACGLEGEIAAARVHDLQQQLPGLTHGEGVLTAAFDHYRPARGDIPARPRTDNNPLNRKDYLTRVARRG
- a CDS encoding NADP-dependent malic enzyme, whose amino-acid sequence is MDDDFRKAALDYHRLPRPGKLSVEPTKRMDTQRDLALAYSPGVAAACEAIVADPAAADELTARANLVAVISNGTAVLGLGNIGPLASKPVMEGKAVLFKKFAGIDVFDLEIDALDPDRFVDIVASLEPTFGGINLEDIKAPECFAIERALRARMNIPVFHDDQHGTAIVCAAAVRNALVLQGKVLADIKLVTSGAGAAALACVDLLVLMGLKPENVTLTDIKGVVYEGREPDMPPNMAAYARATDARTLPEVLAGADVFLGLSAPRVLRAEWLPLLAENPLILAMANPEPEILPELVAAARPDAIVATGRSDYPNQVNNLLCFPFVFRGALDVGASVINEAMKLAAVEAIASLARAEASEVVAAAYGGSAPLFGRDYIIPKPFDPRLILQIAPAVAKAAMETGVARRPIADFAAYRTELERFVYRSGQLMRPIFDAARKAMKKVAYAEGEDDRVLRAVQTVVDEGLARPVLVGRREVILARIAALGLRMKLDAHIEILDPNQDHEILAPLIARYQGLVSRRGAPPAAAARRVERRPTVTAAMLLESGYVDAALCGGSGDWWQHMTYVMPIIERRPGIDRIHALSALITREGVLFICDTHMNPDPNAEQIAEMTRLAADTVRGFGIEPKAALLSHSSFGASNSPSARKMRQALALLRVQAPELEVDGEMHADAALLEYQRTRLVSDSRLKGAANLLVMPNLDAANISLTLLQASTNALLVGPMLLGMSKPVHVLTPSVTARGIVNLTALAAVEASTGRMP